TCGCCGAGGGCCTGACCTGGGAGGCCACGGCACGCACTTTCGTCACGCACGTCACCGAAGCGACGCAAAAGCCGCGAAGGCGACGCGATCGCGACCGGATGGCGGCATAACGCAACGGTTCCGTCGCAATTCACACCCCAAAGGCGCGCTTGCCCGGTCACCGGCCCGGGCGTAGCCTTTCGCCATGGGCCTCATCGACCAGAAACTGCTCCCGACCGCCGCCGACGTCGAAAGCGCGGTGGCGCGCCTCAAGGGCGTCGCGGTGCGCACGCCGCTGATCAATGCGCCGGTGCTCGACGAACGCCTCGGCGCACGCGTCTTCCTCAAGGCGGAAATCCTGCAGCGCACCGGCTCCTTCAAATTTCGCGGCGCCTATAACCGCGTGTCGCAGATCCCGGCCGACAAGCGTGGTGCCGGCGTCGTCGCTTATTCCTCAGGCAATCACGCGCAGGGCGTCGCCGCCGCGGCCAAATTGCTCGACATGCGCGCCACCATCGTCATGCCGAACGATGCGCCGAAGGCCAAGATCGAACGCACGCGCGGTCACGGTGCCGAAGTGGTGTTGTACGATCGGGCCGGCGGCGAAGACCGCGCGCTGATCGCCGAGCGTCTCGTCAAGGAGCGCGGCGCGACTTTGGTGCCGCCTTACGACGATCCGATGATCATCGCCGGGCAGGGCACCATCGGCGTCGAGATCGTCGAGGACCTCGACAAGCTCGGGCTCAAGCCGGAGATCGTCGTGGTCGGCGCATCGGGCGGCGGGCTCGCCGCCGGCGTATCGCTCGGTATCAAGTCGCGCGCGGCCTCGGCGCGGTTGTTCACCGCGGAGCCGGAAGGCTTCGACGATACCTTGCGCTCCTTCGTACTCGGCGAGCGCGTCGCCAACGAGAAGGTCACCGGCTCGATCTGCGACGCGCTGATGAGCAACACGCCGGGCGAATGGACCTTCCCGATCAACAAGGAGCTGATCGGGCAGGGCATTGCTGCCAGCGACGAGGAAGTCGCCGCCGCCGTGCGCTACGCCTTCATGGAACTGAAGCTGGTGGTCGAGCCGGGCGGCGCTATCGGTCTTGCCTCATTGCTCGCCGGCAAGCTCGACAATGTCGTCGACATTCGCGGCAAGACTGTCGTCGCCATCCTGTCGGGCGGCAATGTCGACGTCGAGATGTTCGCCAAGCTGATCGCGGGGTGATCAGCTCGTGTCATGCCCCGCGAAAGCGGGGCATCCAGTAATCTCTTGTAGACTTGCAAGTACTTGATCGCCCGCTTTCGGGGGCGATGACGATGCGCGCTGCTTACGTAAACAACGCGATGCGCTCTTCTTCGCTGAGCGCCATCAGCGGCGCCAGCGGGTCCGGCACTTCGGCGTGACCCTTGACGGCCTGGACGGGCGTTGCGGCCTGCTCCATCTGCTCCATCAGGGCATTAATGGTACTCATCGTCGCTGCGGGCGATGCCATAGCCGCGCTCGCATCAGATGTCGCGAGATCGACCCTGGCCATTTCGGTCATGGTCACCTTGGCGACGACCGTCTCGGTGACCGTCATATCCGGCATCGCGGCCTGTGGAACAGCATTGTCCTGTACTGCTTCGACAACTGTCGTTGCCTCAGGCGCATGGGTTTCCACCAGCGCGCCGATGCTCATTTCCGGTTCGGCCATCGCCACGGCCGGAGGGTCGAGCCAGAGCTCGTAGGTTTCGATTTCGATCTTGGCTTCCGACTTGGTTTCCGACCTGGCTTCAGGCGCGGCTTCGGCTACCTGTGATGGCGCGTCGGGCGCGTCGATATCCGGCACTGGTTGCGTAATTGGCGGCGTTGAGACAGCCGGCGGCGTCAGCGTGGTCCAGCTTTCCTCCGGCGCGGAGCGCGTCGGCATCGGCCGTCCGTTCGGATTTGACCGGTAGTCGAATTCGACGATCGGGATGACGGTCGCCGTTTTGCGCTTGGCCTGGGCCGGCATGAACGCCTGCGGCGCGCTGGCAACCGGCGGTTCGATGTGGAGCGGGACCGGTACCAGCGCCATCAACGGCGCGGCGGCGGTCGGATGCGGGATCGGCAGTTCAGGCTGTTCCTGCACCGGTACGGCGGACAAGGTCTCGCCTTCGCGCGCTGCCGCGGGCAGCACAAGCGCTTCTATACGGGCCTGGGTGAAATCGATGAGCGCGGCCAAAGTCGCCGCCTTGATGGCGGTCGGCGTGTTCTCGGTTTGCGGACGCGCGCTGCGCAAGGTGTCGAGCAGCGCCCGCAGGTCCTGCCGGATACGGTCGGCCTCGGGCGAATGCGCGCGCGCGGTGGCCTCGAGCCGTTCCAGCGCCGTCAGCACGACCTGGGTATCGGCCTGGCGATTGCGG
The Pseudolabrys sp. FHR47 genome window above contains:
- a CDS encoding threonine/serine dehydratase, which codes for MGLIDQKLLPTAADVESAVARLKGVAVRTPLINAPVLDERLGARVFLKAEILQRTGSFKFRGAYNRVSQIPADKRGAGVVAYSSGNHAQGVAAAAKLLDMRATIVMPNDAPKAKIERTRGHGAEVVLYDRAGGEDRALIAERLVKERGATLVPPYDDPMIIAGQGTIGVEIVEDLDKLGLKPEIVVVGASGGGLAAGVSLGIKSRAASARLFTAEPEGFDDTLRSFVLGERVANEKVTGSICDALMSNTPGEWTFPINKELIGQGIAASDEEVAAAVRYAFMELKLVVEPGGAIGLASLLAGKLDNVVDIRGKTVVAILSGGNVDVEMFAKLIAG